DNA from Kitasatospora acidiphila:
GTGGCCGATGAGCAGGTCGCGGCACTGAAGCGCGGGCCCGGCCTCGCCGAGCCCGAAGTCGGGGCGTTGGCCGATGAGTTGACGGTCTCCTGCGGCGCCGACTTCACCGCTCGGCTGGACCGGGTGTCCGGGCTGCCGAGGGCGAGCGCGGTGCTGCGGCTGGCCCACCCGGAGGCCGGCGAGCTGCGGTTGGCCTATGAGACGCTCAACCTGCCCGTTGAGGACGATCAGCGGTTGCTGGTCCACCTCCCGGCCGATGACGCGACCGCCGCCGCCCTCGACCGCTTGGCCGGCCGCCGCCCGGGGGCGCTCCGAGCCGTCTGACCGGGCGCCAGGCTGCCTGCGGGCTGACCGGCGGCACCGTTGTCCGGCTAGGCGTCAGGCTCCCCGCTGACTCGCCAGTCCAGCGTCTTCCTGGCCAGCGCCGCCAGCGCCAGGCTGGACGGCAGCTCGACCAGCAGGGCCATCGCGAGCGCCACGTACCAGTCCGCGCCGCCCTCGGCGGTCATCACGTCGAACCAGGCGTCGAGCAGCAGCAGGGTGGCGGTCGCGGACCCGGCGAGCGCCACCAGCCGCGAACGCCGGACCAGCAGCACCGCCGTGGCGAGCAGGCCGGTCACCTGGAGCAGGTCCATGCCGACCCAGGCCGTTGACCAGTTCCGCACCTCGGCCTGCCCGCGGGTGGTCGACCCGAGCACCAGGATCCAGGCGAACAGCAGCACCGCCACGGCGGCCAGGACCAGGGCCAGCCGCCTACGCAGGCGCGCCGCCGCCCCCGGGTCGTCCGCCCCCGGGTCGTCCGCCGCCAGCCGCTCCAAGACGGCGGCCGTGCTGAGGCCGCCCGGTATCGCTCTTCCCATGATCCACAAGCTATCGCAGCGGTGAGCCGACGGCCGCGCAGGTCAGCTGCCGAGCTCCTGGATCAGCCGGCGGTAGGTGTCGAAGGCGGGCTTGGGCGTGTAGTCGTCCCGCAGCAGGCCGAAGCGGTCGAACAGGCCGGTGCCGGCGGAGTCGGCGTCGCGCAGCGCGAAGAGGCTGTAGCCGGTGAGGTGGAGCTCGTCGCGCAGGCCCGCGATGGTGCGGATCACCTCCTCGACCACCTCGGCCTGGCGCTCCTCGGAGCGCTCCGGGCCGGTGGGCCAGCCGTGCTCGCAGACGTGGATCGGCACCGACGGGGCGATGCCGGCGCGGGCGAGGTGGGTGGTGCGGAACTCGGTGAGCACCGCCGTCGCCGCGGGGACCAGCTGCTCGGGCGGCAGCGGACGGAAGACGTCCGGGAAGAAGTCCAGGCCCACGTAGTCCAGCGCGCGGTGGAATCGGTCGTCGGCGGCCGCGCCCAGCTCGCCCCAGAAGGGGTCGGCCGGGTCGAAGCCGGGCACGGCGTTGAAGCCCACGGCGATGTCGTACCCACACGCCAGCGCCTCCTCCTTGGCCGCGATCACCCCCTGGATCAGGGCCTGTTGGACGTTCGGGATGCTCCCGTCGACGATCGGGAGGTTGAGGTTGGGCTCCTCGCAGATCTGGAGCATCGCCAGCCGCGGGCCCTCGGTGCGCACCGTGTCGCGGATGAAGTCGAGCCAGCCGCCGAGCTCTCCGCTGGGCTCCCGGAACTGCAGCACCAGGTCGAGCTTGCGTCCGTCGCCGAGCAGGCGCTCGGGGTCGGCGGGCGTGCTGGTGGGCCGGCTGGACGCCGCGTAGTGGCGGTAGGCGCGGACCAGCAACGTCGGTGTGTCGCCCTGGAGTCGGCGCAGCGCGGCGGTGATCAGCGCGGGGTCGTCGGGGCTCACGGGATGGCGGATGCCGGTGTCGGTGCCCAGCAGGCCGCCGGGATAGATGCCGAAGGTGAAGGTCATGGGCGCCACCCTAGCCGATAATTTTGGTGTCACTCCAAATTTTCAGTGGCTCTATGATTTCTGTATGGGACTCCGTGAAGCCAAGAAGCAGCAGACCCGGGCCGCGCTCGCGGACGCCGCCATGGGCCTCTTCGTCGAGCGCGGTTTCGACGGCGTCACCGTGGCGGAGGTGGCTCGGGCGGCCGGTGTATCGGTGAACACGGCCTTCAACTACTTCCCGACCAAGGAGGACCTGTTCTTCGACCGGCAGGCCGAGGTGGAGGCATGGTTGGCCGAGGCGGTCCGCACCCGTCCCGCCGGCACGTCCGCGCTGGGTGCGGTCCGCGCGGGCCTGCTGGCGGCGCTGGAGTGCGATGAGCCGACCCTCGGACTGCGCCCCGGGGCCGCGGTGTTCTGGCGGCTGGTCGCCGAGAGCCCCGCGCTGCAGGCACGCGGGCGCGAGATCGCCGAGCGTTCCGAGGCGGCGCTCGCGGCAGCGCTGGCGCAGGAAGCGGAGGAACCGGAGGCGGCGGGCGGTGTGTCAGGGGATCCGCTGCCGGGGGTGGTGGCCGGGGCGATCGCGGGTGCCTACCGTGCGGTGCTGGCGGAGATCCGGCGCCGGGTGGTGGCGGGGGAGCGGCCCGAGGAGATCCGCCGGGCGGTGACGGCGGTGGCCGAACGGGCCTTCGGGCTGCTGGAGTCGGGGCTCGGCGGTTACCTGGCGAGGCCCTGACTAGCCCAATACCGTTCGCCGCATGGCCAGTCGCGGCCACCGGTCCAAGCCGTGCGCCGCCTCCTGCGCCCGGACCTCCCGCAGGCCGGGGCCCAACTCGGCGTCGGGCAGCGGCCGGAAGCCGCAGCGCGCGTAGTAGGGCGCGTTCCACGGGACGTCCGCGAACGTGGTCAGGGTCAGCGCCGGGACGCCCTCCGCGGCGGCCCGCTCGGCGAGATCCTCCAGCAGCGCCCGCCCGATGCCACGGCGGGCGCTGCCCGGGTGCACCGACACCTGCTCGACGTGCAGCGCGCCGTCGATCCGGTCGGCGATCAGATACGCCACCGGCGCGTCGTCACTGTCGACCGCCACCCAGGCCAGCCCGGACCGCTGGTAGCGGGCCAGTTCATCGAGCGGCAGCGGCTCGTCCTCCGCGATTTCGGGCATCCCGATCTCGCGGAAGCACTCACCGGCCGCTCGCTCGATGTCCTGGAGCAGGGGCAGTTCATCAAGGCGGACCTGGCGGACCCGGCAAAGCTGGTGGGCCTGGTGGACCTGGCGGATCGGCATGCCCCGTTTATCTCCCTGGCTGGTCTCAGGCCGCGGTCTGCTGCCGGCCGGGCAGGCCGAGGGCGAGCACGCCGGCGAGGGCGGTGAGGACGGCGGCGGCGAGGAACGCCCGGTCATAGCCGGCGGTCAGCGCGGCCGCACTGGCACCGCCGTGGGCCGCGGTGGTGTGCGAGGCGATGGTGGCCAGCAGGGCGAGACCGAGGGCGCCGCCGACCTGGCGCGAGGTGTTGGTCAGCCCGGAGGCCAGCCCGGCCTCCTCCCGGCGGGCGCCCGCGGTGGCCGCGGCGGTGAGCGGCATCATCGCCAGCCCCATGCCGAGCGTGCAGAGCATGAACGGCACCACCACGCCGGTGGCGTAGCCCCCGTGCGGGCGGAGCAGCGACAGCCACAGGAAGCCGGCCGTGCTGAGGGTCATCCCGGCGATCAGCAGCGGACGCGGGCCGGTGCGGTGGATCAGCCGGGTGGCGACCTGGGCGCAGATGATGATCGAGAAGCACCCGGGCAGGAAGGCCAGCCCCGCGGTCACCGGGCTGTAGTGCAGCACCAGTTGGAAGTAGAGCGACAGCAGGAACCACATCGCGAACATCGCCGCGCCCAGCGACAGCACCGAGGCGTTGGCGACCGCGAGGGTGCGGCGGCGCAGCACGGCGAGCGGCACCAGCGGGTGGGCGCTGCGGTGCTCGATGGCCGCGAAGGCCGCCAGCAGCAGCACCGCCACGGCGGCCGGCAGCCAGACGGCGGGGGCCGTCCAGCCGTGCGACTCGGTGGCGATGATCGCGTAGGTGAGCGCGGTGAGGCCGCCGGTCACGGTGAGCGCGCCCGGCAGGTCGAGCCGGTGCAGCCCGCCACCCGGCGCCTGAGCTGCGGTCACCCGGGCCAGCGCGGCGACCAGCAGCACGATGCCGAGTGGCACATTGACGAAGAACACCCAGCGCCAGCCCGCGTACTGGGTCAGCACGCCGCCGAGCACCGCGCCCGCCGCGCCGCCGGCCGCCATCACCGCGCTCCAGGCGCCCATCGCGCGGGTGCGCTCCCGCGGCTCGGTGAAGGTCGTCATGATCAGCGTGAGGGTGGCCGGGGCCAGCACGGCGCCGCCGAGGCCTTGGATCGCCCGGGCGGCGATCAGCAGCGGTCCGGTGGTGGCCAGCCCGCCGGCCAGCGAGGCGCCGGTGAACAGCACC
Protein-coding regions in this window:
- a CDS encoding MFS transporter, with translation MSTTSTTSTTGAASASTAAGRADTSRPPGSSMLGQSSKTAVLLIACAAQFMVVLDVSIVNVALPEMRDSLHLSATGQQWIVNAYTLGFAGLLLLGGRLADLVGARRAFLSGLVLFTGASLAGGLATTGPLLIAARAIQGLGGAVLAPATLTLIMTTFTEPRERTRAMGAWSAVMAAGGAAGAVLGGVLTQYAGWRWVFFVNVPLGIVLLVAALARVTAAQAPGGGLHRLDLPGALTVTGGLTALTYAIIATESHGWTAPAVWLPAAVAVLLLAAFAAIEHRSAHPLVPLAVLRRRTLAVANASVLSLGAAMFAMWFLLSLYFQLVLHYSPVTAGLAFLPGCFSIIICAQVATRLIHRTGPRPLLIAGMTLSTAGFLWLSLLRPHGGYATGVVVPFMLCTLGMGLAMMPLTAAATAGARREEAGLASGLTNTSRQVGGALGLALLATIASHTTAAHGGASAAALTAGYDRAFLAAAVLTALAGVLALGLPGRQQTAA
- a CDS encoding GNAT family N-acetyltransferase, producing MPIRQVHQAHQLCRVRQVRLDELPLLQDIERAAGECFREIGMPEIAEDEPLPLDELARYQRSGLAWVAVDSDDAPVAYLIADRIDGALHVEQVSVHPGSARRGIGRALLEDLAERAAAEGVPALTLTTFADVPWNAPYYARCGFRPLPDAELGPGLREVRAQEAAHGLDRWPRLAMRRTVLG
- a CDS encoding TetR/AcrR family transcriptional regulator, with product MGLREAKKQQTRAALADAAMGLFVERGFDGVTVAEVARAAGVSVNTAFNYFPTKEDLFFDRQAEVEAWLAEAVRTRPAGTSALGAVRAGLLAALECDEPTLGLRPGAAVFWRLVAESPALQARGREIAERSEAALAAALAQEAEEPEAAGGVSGDPLPGVVAGAIAGAYRAVLAEIRRRVVAGERPEEIRRAVTAVAERAFGLLESGLGGYLARP